In one Pseudodesulfovibrio tunisiensis genomic region, the following are encoded:
- a CDS encoding glycosyl transferase family 2: MNLDLINEYTRQVLAFDWKNKQSETAESDTPDQETLNRHASRAARLVEKRGASALVLFGLGSGCLANRLAQTLPEEMPIIVCELLPQRVREVHDSMLLDTRVTVLTDTSAWAHLLLLAQCGITTENAVLILNPEPDQVERTRYQAMQRAFSAARSHLALNSSLLSHVSVQAPDLSVGAILSPDEPNLDDYFAQFPDWVREIVVIWDAEQIPDREFSCAAPIRHLAHPLDDFASQRNRMLDECAGEWVLYLDGDECFSPDAWDLLTALLLVKRLQACYFPRMTLYPDETRTKVGYGLWPDLQLRLFRNAPGIRFERPVHERLTNVTGRTAIAVDAPILHYSRIRKSPEQLAAKLSRFDQAGGNSVHHVLNPDYPSLKRASLAEASFISGALQLLLLEENPSGV; the protein is encoded by the coding sequence ATGAATCTCGACCTGATCAACGAATACACACGCCAGGTTCTCGCCTTCGACTGGAAGAACAAGCAATCCGAAACTGCCGAGTCGGATACGCCGGATCAGGAAACCCTGAACCGCCATGCGTCCCGAGCTGCCAGACTCGTGGAAAAACGGGGGGCCTCGGCTCTGGTGCTCTTCGGACTGGGATCGGGCTGTCTGGCCAACCGCCTTGCCCAAACCCTGCCCGAAGAAATGCCCATCATCGTCTGCGAGCTGCTGCCGCAACGGGTTCGGGAAGTGCACGACTCCATGCTCCTCGACACCCGGGTCACCGTGCTGACGGACACCTCGGCATGGGCGCACCTGCTCCTGCTTGCCCAATGCGGCATCACCACGGAAAACGCGGTCCTGATCCTGAACCCCGAACCCGATCAGGTTGAACGCACCCGATATCAGGCCATGCAGCGCGCCTTTTCCGCGGCCCGGTCGCATCTTGCCCTGAACAGCTCTCTGCTCAGCCACGTATCGGTGCAGGCCCCGGATTTGAGCGTAGGCGCAATCCTCAGCCCGGATGAACCGAATCTCGACGACTACTTTGCCCAGTTCCCGGACTGGGTCAGGGAAATCGTGGTAATCTGGGACGCGGAACAGATTCCGGACAGGGAATTTTCCTGCGCCGCGCCGATCCGACATCTGGCTCATCCTCTGGACGACTTTGCTTCCCAGCGAAACCGGATGCTGGACGAATGCGCCGGGGAATGGGTGCTCTATCTGGACGGCGACGAATGTTTCAGCCCGGACGCATGGGACCTGCTCACGGCCCTGCTTCTGGTGAAACGCCTTCAGGCCTGCTATTTCCCGCGCATGACCCTGTATCCGGATGAAACCCGCACCAAGGTGGGATACGGTCTCTGGCCCGATCTCCAGCTCAGGCTCTTTCGCAACGCCCCGGGCATCCGATTCGAACGCCCGGTGCATGAACGGCTGACCAACGTGACAGGCCGCACTGCCATTGCCGTGGACGCCCCCATTCTCCACTACAGCCGAATACGCAAAAGCCCGGAACAGCTCGCGGCCAAGCTCAGTCGCTTTGATCAGGCTGGGGGAAATTCCGTGCATCACGTGCTCAACCCGGACTATCCTTCGCTAAAGCGCGCCAGTCTGGCAGAAGCCTCCTTTATTTCCGGGGCGTTGCAACTGCTCCTGCTTGAAGAAAATCCATCCGGGGTCTAG